The following nucleotide sequence is from Gordonia humi.
GCTGTGTAGGACGCAGCCTGTGACGTCGCCCCGCCTGGCGACGGCGCTGTTCAGTGCGGCCACGGCCAGGCAGGACTTCATCCTGGAGTCGATCGAATACCCGACGATGCGGCCCGAATAGACGTCCTTGATCGCGCACAGGTACAGCTTTCCCGCCGCCGTCCAGTGCTCGGTGATGTCGGTGAGCCACAGCTCGTTCGGGCCCACGGCGGCGAAGTCTCGCTCGACGAGATCGTCGTGCACGGGTGGGCCGGCCTTGCGATGCTTGCCGCGGCCCTTCTTGCTGATGGCACTGGTCCAGCCACCGGTTGAGCAGATTCGCCAGGCGGTGCGCCGGCACATCTTCTCGCCCGCGGTCTCAGCTTCATCGGCCAGGTAGCGGTAGCCGAATTCCGGATCCTCTCGGTGCGCGTCGAACAGGGCGTTGGCCCGGTACGCCTCGGCGAGTTCGGCATCGGTGACCGGGTTCTTGAGCCATCGGTAGTAGGGCTGACGAGCGATCTTGAGTACCCGGCACGCCACCGTGACGGGGATGCCGTCAGCGGCGAGCTCGCTCACGAGCGGGTACCACCTTTTCCCGGCAGATTCGCCTGGGACAGGTAGGCAGCAGCGCGGCGCAGGACCTCGTTCTCCTGCTCCAGCAGTCGCACACGCCGCTTGGCCTCCCGGAGCTCCTGGGATGCCGCGGCGGTCGTGCCGGGCTTGATCCCGGCCTCCACGTCGGCCTTGCGAATCCACTTCTGCAACGTCATGGGATGGATACCGAAGTCGGCGGCGATCTGCTCGAGCGTCACACCGTCTTCACGATTCTGAGCGACGCGAACAACGTCGTCGCGGAACTCCTGGGGATAGGGCTTGGGCACAACAACATCCTTCCAGGCCGCCCCGGCAGGGCAAGCCAGATCAGATGTCACCAACTCGTGCACCAGCCCCTGCAGCAGACCCAACGATTCCATCGCGGCGTTGTCGCCGGCGCCGTCAGTGGGCCTGGTCGACTCACTTGACCTCGGCATCGCGCTCGAGTCAGTTGCGTTCGATTACACGCCCGTACCAGTCGAACTGGGAAGCCGTGAGAGCGAAATAGTGTTGGAGTTCAGTGCCGAGACCGACCAGCTGATCCACTTCGGAATCCGGTTGTTCCGCCAACTTCAGCAGCTCGACGCTGTCTTAGCGATGCTGACCGCTCAGCTGCCGTCGACGATCACGCCAGAGATGATCGAGCCCATGAGGGAGGCGATGGCCTCCGACTCCGGGCCGGCACAGTGGCTCCCACAGCGCGGCTTGGAGACGTACGACGTCACCGTTCCCTCCTTCGATGGAGTCGTCATCACGCTCAGCGTCGCAGCGGTGTCGGCGCAAGACCCGGCTTGTACTACCTCCACGGCGGCGGCATGATGCTCGGCGACCGGCTCGGCGGTGTGGAGATCCTCGCCGAGTGGCTCCTGCGATACGACGCCATCGCCGTCAGCGTCGACTATCGCCTCGCACCCGAACACCAGGACCCGATTCCCGTCGAGGACTGCTACGCCGGACTCGTCTGGACCAGGGATCACGCCGACGAGCTCGGCATCGACCCCGACCGGCTGGTCATCGTCGGCAGCAGCGCTGGCGGCGGCCTCGCCGCAGGGCACGGTCCTGCTGGCCCGCGATAGGGGCGGGCCGGCGCTCGCTGGCCAGATGCTGATGTAGCCGATGCTCGACGACCCGTCGCCCAGAGGTACGGGATGGGCACCCTCGTCTGGAGCCCGCTCACCGGCGGCATGCTGACCGGACGGGTACGCAAGGGCCGTCCTACCGACCTGCGGTGCACTTCTCCTACCTCAGCGACGAACGACGGCTCGACGTCGTCGAGCAGCTCATCCCGCTCGCCGAGGAGGCCGGCATCAAGCTCACGCACCTGGCGATGGCGTTCGCGATCAGGCACCCCGGCGTCACCGCGGTAATCATCGGACCGCGCACCATGGACCAGCTCGACGACCTCCTCGCCGGAGCCGAGATCTCGCTCACGGACGACTCCTCGACCGGATCGACGAGATCGTCCCACCCGGCACCGACGTCTCACCCCTCGACATGGCCTACCGCACCCCACCCCTCCTGGCCCCGGTACTGCGCCGTCGTCCTTCAGCAGAGCGCGCCGCCACTTGAGCGACGAACCTCTTTGGAGCTCGGTCAGCCGGGCGCGGAGTGGCCGTGGCGCCAGTAGCCGGTGAAGGTGACCGCGGACTTGGGGAGTCGGCGGTCGTTGACGAGATGGCGGCGGATGCCGGTGGCGAGCGCTGACTCTCCAGCGACCCATGCATACTCGGGCGGAGCCGACAGCCTGGCGCCCCGTACCGTCCCCAGAGCAAGGGTCCCCGGCCTCAGTGTCGGATCGTTGCGGGGCAGCCAATGCACCGTGGTGTTCGCGGGCTTCGTGACGTCAGGTCGGATGTCCGCCTCGTCGGGGACCTCGAGAAAGACCTCCGCATGCAGATCGGGCGAGGCACGCTCGAGGATGGCCAGTACGGCGGGTAGTGCGCTCTCGTCTGCGACGAGAAGCTGTCGGCGTGTCGCTGGAGGGGGCTGGTAGGTGTAGCCCTCGTCGAAGATGCCGACCGGGTCGCCGGGGCCGGTGCTCAGAGCCCACGCCGTTGCGGGGCTCGGCCCGTGTGCTCCGTCGTGGAGGGCGATCTCGACGTCGAGTTCGTCGAGGTGGGGGCGGATCGCGCGGACGGTGTACATGCGGACCCATGGCCGGCGGCTGGTCGGCTGCACGATCAGTTGTGCCATCCATGCCTCGTTGGCGAAGGTGGGCATGGTCAACCGCTGCTGTCCGGGACGTCGGAAGAACATGCGGAACGCCTGGTCCGGGCCGCTCGGCCGGAATCGGGTCAGGGCTTCGCCGGTGAGCGTCACCTTGACGAAGCTCGGGCTCAGGCGCTCGGCAGCAGCGACGTGCAGGTTGATCATGGCCCGCTCGCGCGGGCGGCGAACGTCGGGCAGCAACGCCATCTCAGGGTGCCCTTCGATCATCGGCCGACCGGGCCGTGGTGCTCGCCTGTCTCCGGCGCAGACCATCGAGGAAGAGGCCCAAGCCGAACTCGAAGCGGTCATTCGCATCGGCCAGCGCGGCATCG
It contains:
- a CDS encoding IS3 family transposase (programmed frameshift), with product MPKPYPQEFRDDVVRVAQNREDGVTLEQIAADFGIHPMTLQKWIRKADVEAGIKPGTTAAASQELREAKRRVRLLEQENEVLRRAAAYLSQANLPKRWYPLVSELAADGIPVTVACRVLKIARQPYYRWLKNPVTDAELAEAYRANALFDAHREDPEFGYRYLADEAETAGEKMCRRTAWRICSTGGWTSAISKKGRGKHRKAGPPVHDDLVERDFAAVGPNELWLTDITEHWTAAGKLYLCAIKDVYSGRIVGYSIDSRMKSCLAVAALNSAVARRGDVTGCVLHSDRGSQFRSKKMQKAITRHGMLGSMGRVGAAGDNAAMESFFSLLQNNVLDRRSWATRDELRAAIVHWIERTYHRRRRQDRLGRLTPIEFETIINHEAPQAA
- a CDS encoding alpha/beta hydrolase, which encodes MYYLHGGGMMLGDRLGGVEILAEWLLRYDAIAVSVDYRLAPEHQDPIPVEDCYAGLVWTRDHADELGIDPDRLVIVGSSAGGGLAAGHGPAGPR
- a CDS encoding aldo/keto reductase, yielding MHFSYLSDERRLDVVEQLIPLAEEAGIKLTHLAMAFAIRHPGVTAVIIGPRTMDQLDDLLAGAEISLTDDSSTGSTRSSHPAPTSHPSTWPTAPHPSWPRYCAVVLQQSAPPLERRTSLELGQPGAEWPWRQ
- a CDS encoding siderophore-interacting protein → MIEGHPEMALLPDVRRPRERAMINLHVAAAERLSPSFVKVTLTGEALTRFRPSGPDQAFRMFFRRPGQQRLTMPTFANEAWMAQLIVQPTSRRPWVRMYTVRAIRPHLDELDVEIALHDGAHGPSPATAWALSTGPGDPVGIFDEGYTYQPPPATRRQLLVADESALPAVLAILERASPDLHAEVFLEVPDEADIRPDVTKPANTTVHWLPRNDPTLRPGTLALGTVRGARLSAPPEYAWVAGESALATGIRRHLVNDRRLPKSAVTFTGYWRHGHSAPG